A genome region from Synchiropus splendidus isolate RoL2022-P1 chromosome 5, RoL_Sspl_1.0, whole genome shotgun sequence includes the following:
- the LOC128759492 gene encoding ras-related protein Rab-5C-like produces MASRSGTATRPNGAATANKMCQFKLVLLGESAVGKSSLVLRFVKGQFHEYQESTIGAAFLTQTVCLDDVTVKFEIWDTAGQERYHSLAPMYYRGAQAAIVVYDITNSDTFVRAKNWVKELQRQANPNIVIALAGNKADIADKRAVEHQEAQQYADDNSLLFSETSAKTAMNVNEIFMAIAKKLPTNDPQAGTGASGRTRHGVDLHDTPPQNRSSRCCGSNN; encoded by the exons ATGGCCAGCCGCAGTGGGACAGCAACCAGGCCTAATGGCGCTgcaacagcaaacaaaatgtGTCAGTTTAAACTGGTGCTGCTTGGCGAGTCGGCAGTAGGAAAGTCCAGCCTGGTGCTGCGCTTTGTCAAGGGGCAGTTTCATGAATATCAGGAGAGCACAATTGGAG CTGCCTTTCTGACTCAAACGGTGTGTCTGGATGATGTCACTGTCAAATTTGAGATCTGGGACACCGCTGGACAGGAGCGCTACCACAGTCTGGCTCCTATGTACTACCGTGGCGCACAGGCCGCCATTGTAGTGTACGACATCACTAACTCT GATACTTTTGTAAGAGCAAAGAACTGGGTGAAGGAGCTGCAAAGACAAGCCAATCCCAACATCGTGATTGCTCTGGCTGGCAACAAGGCCGACATCGCAGACAAGAGAGCTGTTGAGCATCAG GAGGCACAACAATATGCTGACGACAACAGCCTGCTTTTCTCAGAGACTTCAGCAAAGACTGCCATGAATGTCAATGAAATCTTTATGGCTATTG CAAAGAAACTTCCCACAAATGATCCCCAGGCTGGGACAGGAGCAAGTGGCCGCACCAGGCATGGAGTGGATCTTCATGACACCCCTCCTCAGAATCGCAGTAGCAGGTGCTGTGGCAGCAACAACTAG